The proteins below are encoded in one region of Qipengyuania sp. HL-TH1:
- a CDS encoding Zn-dependent alcohol dehydrogenase: protein MAKAAILEQVGGLTIGEVELADPAPHEVLIDTKACGLCHSDLHFIDGAYPHPLPAIPGHEAAGVVRAVGSEVKTVKPGDHVVSCLSAFCGHCEFCVTGRMALCLGGDTRRAQTAAPRITRNGGEPVAQMLNLSAFAEQMLIHEHACVAIDKDMPLDRAAIIGCAVTTGAGAIFNACSVVPGETVAVIGCGGVGLATINAAKIAGAGKVIAIDPLAEKRQLAEVLGATHTVDAMADDAVEQVMKITGGGVHHAIEAVGRQASADLAVKVLRRGGTATILGMMPLDCKVGLGAMDLLSGKKLQGAIMGMNHFPVDLPRLVDFYMRGLLDLDTIIAERIPLEKINEGFEKMKQGTSARSVVVFD from the coding sequence ATGGCGAAGGCGGCAATCCTCGAGCAGGTCGGCGGCCTCACCATCGGTGAGGTCGAGCTGGCCGATCCCGCCCCGCACGAAGTGCTGATCGACACCAAGGCCTGTGGCCTGTGTCATTCGGACCTGCATTTCATCGACGGCGCCTATCCGCACCCGCTGCCGGCCATTCCGGGCCATGAGGCAGCGGGCGTGGTGCGCGCAGTCGGCAGCGAAGTGAAAACGGTCAAGCCGGGCGACCATGTGGTCTCCTGCCTGTCCGCCTTCTGCGGCCATTGCGAATTCTGCGTGACCGGGCGGATGGCCTTGTGCCTCGGCGGAGATACCCGCCGGGCGCAGACCGCCGCGCCGCGCATCACGCGCAATGGCGGCGAGCCCGTTGCGCAAATGCTCAACCTGTCGGCGTTTGCCGAGCAGATGCTGATCCACGAACATGCCTGCGTCGCGATCGACAAGGACATGCCGCTCGACCGCGCGGCCATTATCGGCTGCGCGGTGACCACCGGGGCGGGCGCGATCTTCAACGCCTGTTCGGTCGTGCCCGGCGAAACCGTCGCAGTCATCGGCTGCGGCGGCGTGGGGCTGGCGACGATCAATGCCGCCAAGATCGCGGGTGCGGGCAAGGTCATCGCGATCGACCCACTGGCGGAAAAGCGCCAGCTGGCCGAAGTGCTGGGCGCGACGCATACGGTCGACGCCATGGCCGACGACGCGGTCGAACAGGTGATGAAGATCACCGGCGGCGGCGTGCATCACGCGATCGAGGCGGTCGGCCGGCAGGCATCCGCCGACCTCGCGGTCAAGGTGCTGCGCCGCGGCGGTACCGCGACGATCCTCGGCATGATGCCGCTCGACTGCAAGGTCGGGCTGGGCGCGATGGATCTGCTGTCGGGCAAGAAGCTGCAAGGCGCGATCATGGGGATGAACCACTTCCCCGTCGACCTGCCGCGGCTGGTCGATTTCTACATGCGCGGGCTGCTCGATCTCGACACGATCATCGCCGAACGCATCCCGCTCGAAAAGATCAACGAAGGCTTCGAGAAGATGAAACAGGGCACCTCGGCGCGCAGTGTGGTGGTGTTCGACTGA
- a CDS encoding phosphotransferase family protein, with translation MAENQPIDFDKEMVGTVAVPEADQLDLAALTAWFEEHVEGFAGPISYTKFKGGQSNPTYRIDTPDRSYVLRRQPFGKLLPSAHAVDREYKAMHALGPTGFPVPKTYGLCEDPAVIGSKFFVMGLADGRSLWNGSLPNNTPEERRAIYNAMIDTFADLHLKDPEAIGLGDYGKPTDYCARQISRWSKQYKLSETEHMPQMERLIEWLPQTIPPQHESSVVHGDYRLDNMIFHKTENRVIAVLDWELSTLGDPIADFSYLMLNWHNPHDGRAGLEGLDLEALGIPTKDEAVARYVARTGYPVPPMDWYFAYNLFRLAGIMQGIKKRVIDGTASSAHAKSMSERVAPLVERAYQFAQAAGMD, from the coding sequence ATGGCCGAAAACCAGCCCATCGATTTCGACAAGGAGATGGTCGGCACGGTCGCAGTGCCCGAGGCCGACCAGCTCGACCTCGCCGCACTGACCGCGTGGTTCGAGGAACATGTCGAAGGGTTCGCCGGCCCGATCAGCTACACCAAGTTCAAGGGCGGCCAGTCGAACCCGACCTATCGCATCGACACGCCGGACCGTAGCTACGTGCTGCGCCGCCAGCCCTTCGGCAAATTGCTGCCCAGCGCACATGCAGTCGACCGCGAATACAAGGCGATGCACGCGCTCGGCCCGACCGGCTTCCCCGTGCCCAAGACCTATGGCCTGTGCGAGGATCCCGCGGTTATCGGTAGCAAGTTCTTCGTCATGGGTCTCGCCGACGGGCGGTCCTTGTGGAACGGGTCGCTGCCGAACAACACGCCCGAGGAACGCCGCGCGATCTACAATGCGATGATCGACACCTTTGCCGATCTGCATCTGAAGGATCCCGAGGCGATCGGACTGGGCGATTACGGCAAGCCGACCGATTACTGCGCGCGGCAGATCAGCCGGTGGTCGAAACAGTACAAGCTGTCCGAGACCGAGCACATGCCGCAGATGGAACGGCTGATCGAATGGCTCCCCCAGACGATCCCGCCGCAGCACGAATCCAGCGTGGTTCACGGCGATTACCGGCTCGACAACATGATCTTCCACAAGACCGAGAACCGCGTCATCGCGGTGCTCGACTGGGAACTGTCGACGCTGGGCGATCCGATTGCCGACTTCAGCTATCTCATGCTCAACTGGCACAACCCGCATGACGGGCGCGCCGGGCTGGAGGGGCTCGACCTCGAGGCACTGGGCATTCCCACCAAGGATGAAGCGGTCGCACGCTACGTTGCGCGCACCGGCTATCCTGTGCCGCCGATGGACTGGTACTTCGCCTACAACCTCTTCCGGCTGGCGGGGATCATGCAGGGCATCAAGAAGCGTGTGATCGATGGGACCGCCTCGAGCGCGCATGCCAAGTCGATGTCCGAACGCGTCGCGCCGCTGGTCGAGCGTGCGTACCAGTTCGCGCAGGCTGCGGGGATGGACTAG
- the dapD gene encoding 2,3,4,5-tetrahydropyridine-2,6-dicarboxylate N-succinyltransferase has protein sequence MSADLESRIEAAWEDRANVTPQSADVRKAVEAALDMLDSGSGRVAEPDGKGGWTVNQWLKKAVLLSFRLNDNRVMDGGSAGHPAFDKVPSKFAGWDDAAFRKAGFRVVPGAVAREGAYIAPGCVLMPSFVNIGAYVGKGTMVDTWASIGSCAQIGENCHISAGAGIGGVLEPMQANPTIIGDNCFIGARSEIVEGVIVGEGSVVAMGVFITQSTKIVYRDTGEVIRGHIPPFSVVVPGTMPGKDGGPGLACAVIVKTVDAQTREKTGINELLRD, from the coding sequence ATGAGCGCCGACCTCGAAAGCCGCATCGAAGCTGCGTGGGAAGACCGCGCCAATGTAACGCCGCAAAGCGCGGACGTGCGCAAGGCGGTCGAAGCGGCGCTGGACATGCTCGACAGCGGCAGCGGCCGCGTCGCCGAGCCTGACGGCAAGGGTGGCTGGACGGTCAACCAGTGGCTCAAGAAGGCGGTGCTGCTGAGCTTCCGGCTCAATGACAACCGCGTGATGGATGGCGGCAGCGCCGGCCATCCGGCCTTCGACAAGGTGCCGAGCAAGTTCGCCGGCTGGGACGATGCCGCTTTTCGCAAAGCCGGTTTCCGCGTGGTCCCCGGCGCGGTGGCGCGCGAAGGCGCCTATATCGCGCCCGGCTGCGTGCTGATGCCCAGCTTCGTGAATATCGGCGCCTATGTCGGCAAGGGCACGATGGTCGATACCTGGGCCAGCATCGGCAGCTGCGCGCAGATCGGTGAGAACTGCCATATTTCCGCAGGCGCCGGCATTGGCGGCGTGCTCGAACCGATGCAGGCCAACCCGACTATCATCGGCGACAATTGCTTCATCGGCGCGCGCAGCGAGATCGTCGAGGGCGTGATCGTCGGCGAAGGAAGCGTCGTGGCGATGGGGGTCTTCATCACCCAGTCGACCAAGATCGTCTACCGCGACACCGGCGAAGTTATCCGCGGCCATATCCCGCCCTTTTCGGTGGTCGTGCCCGGTACCATGCCCGGCAAGGATGGCGGCCCCGGCCTCGCCTGCGCGGTGATCGTCAAGACGGTGGACGCGCAAACCCGCGAAAAGACCGGCATCAACGAGCTGCTGCGCGACTGA